From Solwaraspora sp. WMMD1047, the proteins below share one genomic window:
- a CDS encoding ABC transporter permease yields MTGSLAGTGPLIRFILRRDRIRIPVWVGAITMFCLSSVAALPGLYPTAESRQARAELMENPSAKIFTGPGHGLDDYTLGAMTANEMFAFTALAVALMNVLLVVRHTRAEEETGRAELIRAAVVGRQAGTAATLIVAAGVNLVLGGLLAVGLPASLGELSMTGSLLFGAGMAGVGLVFAAVAAVAAQLTAYGRGAVGLATAALGGLYGLRVVGDIGDGTLSWLSPFGWAQATRMYVDDRWWPLLPAVALTAALTVLAFALNARRDVGAALLAPRPGRAAAAPTLAGPLGLAWRLQRATVLAWAIGVFLLGVVYGTLIGEIESFVADNAAVRDFLPETATGDAVDAFFAMVLTLVALLVAGFAIQSALRLRTEENAGRVEPVLAAAVPRWHWFASHLTIAALGGTALLVLAGLGLGASGAVSGGDAELLPRLFAAAVVHAPALWLMVGLVAAGFGLAPRLAPVIWAVLAYAVTVGMLGGLLNLPGWAYDLSPLGHTPRLPAEDFAAGPLLALAGLAAALVAVGLVAFRRRDAGAA; encoded by the coding sequence CTATCCAGCGTGGCCGCGCTGCCCGGCCTCTACCCGACCGCCGAGAGCCGGCAGGCCCGGGCCGAGCTGATGGAGAACCCGTCCGCCAAGATCTTCACCGGTCCCGGCCACGGGCTGGACGACTACACCCTCGGCGCGATGACCGCCAATGAGATGTTCGCCTTCACCGCGCTGGCGGTGGCCCTGATGAACGTGCTGCTGGTCGTCCGGCACACCCGGGCCGAGGAGGAGACCGGCCGGGCCGAGTTGATCCGCGCCGCCGTGGTCGGCCGGCAGGCCGGCACCGCCGCCACGCTGATCGTGGCGGCCGGCGTCAACCTGGTCCTCGGCGGGCTGCTGGCGGTCGGGCTGCCGGCCTCGTTGGGCGAGCTGTCGATGACCGGGTCGCTGCTCTTCGGTGCCGGGATGGCCGGCGTGGGGCTGGTCTTCGCCGCGGTGGCGGCCGTCGCCGCGCAGCTCACCGCGTACGGGCGGGGCGCGGTCGGGCTGGCCACCGCCGCGCTCGGCGGGCTGTACGGGTTGCGGGTGGTCGGCGACATCGGCGACGGGACGCTGTCCTGGCTGTCGCCGTTCGGCTGGGCGCAGGCCACCCGGATGTACGTCGACGACCGGTGGTGGCCGCTGCTGCCCGCGGTCGCCCTGACCGCCGCGCTGACCGTGCTGGCCTTCGCCCTCAACGCCCGGCGGGACGTCGGCGCCGCCCTGCTCGCCCCCCGGCCCGGGCGGGCCGCCGCCGCGCCGACCCTGGCCGGGCCGCTCGGCCTGGCCTGGCGGCTGCAGCGGGCGACCGTGCTCGCCTGGGCGATCGGGGTGTTCCTCCTCGGGGTGGTCTACGGCACGCTGATCGGCGAGATCGAATCGTTCGTCGCGGACAACGCCGCGGTCCGGGACTTCCTCCCGGAGACCGCGACCGGCGACGCGGTGGACGCCTTCTTCGCCATGGTGCTGACCCTGGTCGCGCTGCTGGTCGCCGGGTTCGCGATCCAGTCGGCGCTGCGGCTGCGGACCGAGGAGAACGCGGGCCGGGTCGAGCCGGTGCTGGCGGCCGCGGTCCCGCGCTGGCACTGGTTCGCCAGCCACCTGACGATCGCCGCGCTCGGCGGCACCGCGCTGCTCGTGCTGGCCGGCCTCGGCCTCGGCGCCAGCGGGGCGGTCAGCGGCGGCGACGCGGAGCTGCTGCCCCGGCTCTTCGCCGCCGCGGTGGTGCACGCCCCGGCCCTCTGGTTGATGGTGGGGCTGGTCGCGGCCGGGTTCGGACTCGCCCCGCGGCTGGCTCCGGTGATCTGGGCGGTGCTGGCCTACGCGGTCACCGTCGGCATGCTCGGCGGCCTGCTGAACCTTCCCGGCTGGGCGTACGACCTGTCCCCGCTCGGTCACACGCCGCGGCTGCCGGCCGAGGACTTCGCCGCCGGGCCGCTGCTCGCGCTCGCTGGCCTGGCGGCCGCGCTGGTCGCCGTCGGTCTGGTCGCCTTCCGCCGCCGCGACGCGGGCGCGGCCTGA